A genomic region of Streptomyces sp. R33 contains the following coding sequences:
- a CDS encoding FG-GAP-like repeat-containing protein, with the protein MARLTRLALVAAVAGAVLTGIAASPAAATAQPSPPLMRIMPLGDSITAGAGSSGGAGYRAPLWDRLVQQNRFVPDFVGSGSVGAVGDPDNEGHSGWTIDQVRAEIDRWQDAARPDVVLLHLGINDLKWHAADPEDAARRLLGLVDRLQAQRPGTAVIVLGLLPDTPGLERQTAAFNAVVQGQEASRQAAGQHFRYVAPPRLDLAAELPDGLHPNDAGYLKVATAYDAAIEQTVSDGWARRRPAPRAGTEAGGIGPVRWADFDGDGRSDQLTIADNGEVRARLNRTSGWQDVGRVATGVTTDRTRVRFADFDGDGRADYLLISADGGVTVYLNKGGDVSGPNGWQHIGQVAWGTTTRHEQVRFADFDGDGRTDYLAIADDGAVHAYLNRGGDAAGSTGWRDIGQIATGTTTDRTRVRLADYDGDGRADYWMISPSGAVTTYLNRGGDSHGGWQYLGQTATGLTTDHGKVQLADFDADSHADYLLTGSDGSISIHLFDGGDPSGPHGWNPIGTVIDAKPTETRNLPPSLG; encoded by the coding sequence GTGGCAAGACTGACCCGCCTCGCCCTCGTGGCCGCCGTCGCCGGTGCCGTCCTGACCGGCATCGCGGCGAGCCCTGCCGCAGCCACCGCACAGCCTTCGCCTCCGCTGATGAGGATCATGCCGCTGGGCGACTCCATCACGGCCGGCGCCGGCAGCTCCGGCGGTGCCGGCTACCGCGCGCCCCTGTGGGACCGGCTCGTGCAGCAGAACCGGTTCGTGCCCGACTTCGTGGGCTCCGGGTCCGTCGGCGCCGTCGGCGATCCCGACAACGAGGGGCACAGCGGCTGGACGATCGACCAGGTCCGAGCCGAGATAGACCGGTGGCAGGACGCCGCCCGGCCCGATGTCGTCCTGCTGCACCTGGGCATCAACGACCTGAAGTGGCATGCCGCCGATCCCGAGGACGCGGCCCGCCGACTGCTCGGGCTCGTCGACCGCCTGCAGGCCCAACGGCCCGGTACCGCCGTCATCGTCCTCGGGCTGTTGCCCGATACGCCGGGCCTGGAACGGCAGACCGCCGCGTTCAACGCAGTCGTCCAAGGGCAGGAGGCGAGCCGGCAGGCGGCCGGGCAGCACTTCCGGTACGTGGCCCCGCCCCGGCTGGACCTGGCCGCCGAACTGCCGGACGGGCTGCACCCCAACGACGCCGGCTACCTCAAGGTGGCCACCGCCTACGACGCGGCCATCGAGCAGACGGTCAGCGACGGCTGGGCCCGCCGGCGCCCGGCGCCCCGCGCAGGTACCGAAGCTGGCGGCATCGGGCCCGTGCGGTGGGCCGACTTCGACGGCGACGGCCGGTCGGACCAGCTCACCATCGCCGACAACGGCGAGGTACGCGCACGCCTGAACCGCACCTCCGGCTGGCAGGACGTGGGGCGCGTCGCAACGGGCGTGACCACCGACCGCACGAGGGTTCGCTTCGCCGACTTCGACGGCGACGGCAGGGCCGACTACCTCCTCATCTCGGCCGACGGAGGGGTCACCGTCTACCTCAACAAGGGAGGTGACGTCTCCGGCCCCAACGGCTGGCAGCACATCGGCCAGGTCGCCTGGGGCACCACCACCCGCCACGAGCAGGTCCGCTTCGCGGACTTCGACGGCGACGGCCGCACCGACTACCTCGCCATCGCTGACGACGGCGCCGTCCACGCCTACCTCAACCGCGGCGGCGACGCGGCGGGCAGCACCGGCTGGCGTGACATCGGCCAGATCGCCACCGGCACCACGACGGACCGGACCCGGGTACGTCTGGCCGACTACGACGGCGACGGCAGGGCCGACTACTGGATGATCAGCCCCAGCGGCGCCGTGACCACCTACCTCAACCGCGGCGGGGACAGCCACGGCGGCTGGCAGTACCTCGGTCAGACCGCGACCGGTCTGACCACTGACCACGGCAAGGTCCAACTGGCCGACTTCGACGCGGACAGCCACGCCGACTACCTCCTCACCGGCTCCGACGGCAGCATCAGCATCCACCTCTTCGACGGCGGCGACCCCTCCGGACCCCACGGCTGGAACCCCATCGGCACCGTCATCGACGCCAAGCCCACAGAAACCCGCAACCTCCCGCCTTCACTCGGCTGA